A genomic window from Parasteatoda tepidariorum isolate YZ-2023 chromosome 10, CAS_Ptep_4.0, whole genome shotgun sequence includes:
- the LOC107440147 gene encoding protein singed isoform X1, with the protein MIELDTTMSISNGTTGDSNGLKWTVGLLNSRYKYLTAETFGCKVNANGVALKKKQLWSLEPYTGESEDEAVCLKSHLKKYLAVDQFGNVTCDSEELTQYAKFRVVVNEDGRWALINITRGYFLGASDDKLICSAKAPGENELWTVHLAARPQVNLRSIGRRRYARLSTEQDEIQVDANTPWGEDALFTLEFREGRYAIHACNGHYLKADGKLTEQCECLFGLEFHGGYLALRDPQGRYVSPIGSKAVLRTRSSTVTKDELFSLEDSVPQAAFAGFNGKHVSVKQGVDVTANQDEISDHETFQLEYNEKTKTWHIRTMQDKYWSLDSSGGIQANASKGPSSAHFTLEWLPEGNFAFKANNGKYVAAKKSGHLYANSDKVEDMEKFYFYLINRQTLVLKCEQGFVGYKSAASPKLECNKATYESIFIERGEKGICYFKGNNGKYWHANSDNTISVDSEHTQGFYIELREPSKLCIKTEDGDYLVAEKNGLFKVGGPDPSSATTWEY; encoded by the exons ataCTACAATGTCCATATCAAATGGTACCACGGGGGATAGCAATGGTCTGAAATGGACTGTCGGTCTACTGAACAGCCGGTACAAGTACCTCACAGCTGAAACGTTCGGCTGTAAAGTGAACGCAAATGGGgttgctttaaaaaagaaacagctCTGGAGTCTCGAACCCTACACTGGCGAATCAGAAGACGAGGCTGTGTGCCTGAAAAGCCATTTGAAAAAGTACCTAGCTGTAGATCAGTTCGGTAACGTAACGTGTGATTCCGAAGAACTGACGCAATATGCCAAGTTCAGGGTGGTGGTCAATGAGGATGGACGATGGGCACTGATCAACATAACGAGGGGATATTTTCTGGGTGCCAGCGACGATAAACTTATTTGTTCTGCAAAAGCTCCTGGAGAAAATGAACTGTGGACTGTCCATTTAGCGGCTAGACCTCAG gtgAATCTCCGTTCTATCGGACGTCGTCGATATGCCAGACTCTCGACCGAACAGGACGAAATCCAGGTTGATGCCAACACGCCATGGGGTGAAGATGCCCTATTCACCCTGGAATTCCGAGAGGGAAGGTATGCCATACATGCCTGCAACGGACATTATCTAAAAGCTGACGGGAAACTTACCGAGCAGTGTGAATGTCTGTTTGGATTAGAGTTCCACGGTGGTTATTTGGCACTCAGAGATCCTCAGGGTCGTTACGTCAGCCCGATCGGAAGTAAAGCTGTGCTGAGGACCCGATCGTCGACGGTTACCAAAGATGAGTTGTTTTCGCTAGAAGATTCCGTTCCACAAGCTGCCTTTGCTGGTTTCAATGGCAAACATGTGTCGGTAAAACAAG GAGTGGACGTGACAGCCAATCAAGATGAAATCTCAGACCACGAAACATTCCAACTGGAGTACAATGAAAAGACAAAAACTTGGCATATTCGAACAATGCAAGACAAATATTGGTCTCTGGATAGCAGTGGTGGTATACAAGCCAATGCCTCTAAAgg GCCATCTAGTGCACATTTTACATTGGAGTGGTTGCCAGAGGGAAATTTTGCCTTTAAAGCAAACAATGGAAAATATGTAGCTGCTAAGAAAAGTGGCCACTTGTATGCCAACAGTGACAAAGTGGAAGATatggaaaagttttatttctatttgattAATCGCCAAACTCTAGTTCTGAAGTGTGAACAAGGCTTTGTGGGATATAAAAGTGCTGCCTCTCCCAAATTAGAATGTAATAAAGCTACATACGAAAGTATATTTATAGAAAGAGGTGAAAAAGGAATATGTTATTTcaaag GAAACAATGGCAAATACTGGCACGCAAACAGCGACAACACCATATCAGTTGACTCTGAACATACCCAAGGATTCTACATCGAATTGAGGGAACCGTCTAAGCTGTGCATCAAGACGGAAGATGGAGACTACTTAGTTGCCGAAAAGAACGGTTTATTTAAAGTGGGTGGCCCTGACCCCAGTTCTGCAACTACATGGGAATATTAG
- the LOC107440147 gene encoding protein singed isoform X2, with the protein MKIDTTMSISNGTTGDSNGLKWTVGLLNSRYKYLTAETFGCKVNANGVALKKKQLWSLEPYTGESEDEAVCLKSHLKKYLAVDQFGNVTCDSEELTQYAKFRVVVNEDGRWALINITRGYFLGASDDKLICSAKAPGENELWTVHLAARPQVNLRSIGRRRYARLSTEQDEIQVDANTPWGEDALFTLEFREGRYAIHACNGHYLKADGKLTEQCECLFGLEFHGGYLALRDPQGRYVSPIGSKAVLRTRSSTVTKDELFSLEDSVPQAAFAGFNGKHVSVKQGVDVTANQDEISDHETFQLEYNEKTKTWHIRTMQDKYWSLDSSGGIQANASKGPSSAHFTLEWLPEGNFAFKANNGKYVAAKKSGHLYANSDKVEDMEKFYFYLINRQTLVLKCEQGFVGYKSAASPKLECNKATYESIFIERGEKGICYFKGNNGKYWHANSDNTISVDSEHTQGFYIELREPSKLCIKTEDGDYLVAEKNGLFKVGGPDPSSATTWEY; encoded by the exons ataCTACAATGTCCATATCAAATGGTACCACGGGGGATAGCAATGGTCTGAAATGGACTGTCGGTCTACTGAACAGCCGGTACAAGTACCTCACAGCTGAAACGTTCGGCTGTAAAGTGAACGCAAATGGGgttgctttaaaaaagaaacagctCTGGAGTCTCGAACCCTACACTGGCGAATCAGAAGACGAGGCTGTGTGCCTGAAAAGCCATTTGAAAAAGTACCTAGCTGTAGATCAGTTCGGTAACGTAACGTGTGATTCCGAAGAACTGACGCAATATGCCAAGTTCAGGGTGGTGGTCAATGAGGATGGACGATGGGCACTGATCAACATAACGAGGGGATATTTTCTGGGTGCCAGCGACGATAAACTTATTTGTTCTGCAAAAGCTCCTGGAGAAAATGAACTGTGGACTGTCCATTTAGCGGCTAGACCTCAG gtgAATCTCCGTTCTATCGGACGTCGTCGATATGCCAGACTCTCGACCGAACAGGACGAAATCCAGGTTGATGCCAACACGCCATGGGGTGAAGATGCCCTATTCACCCTGGAATTCCGAGAGGGAAGGTATGCCATACATGCCTGCAACGGACATTATCTAAAAGCTGACGGGAAACTTACCGAGCAGTGTGAATGTCTGTTTGGATTAGAGTTCCACGGTGGTTATTTGGCACTCAGAGATCCTCAGGGTCGTTACGTCAGCCCGATCGGAAGTAAAGCTGTGCTGAGGACCCGATCGTCGACGGTTACCAAAGATGAGTTGTTTTCGCTAGAAGATTCCGTTCCACAAGCTGCCTTTGCTGGTTTCAATGGCAAACATGTGTCGGTAAAACAAG GAGTGGACGTGACAGCCAATCAAGATGAAATCTCAGACCACGAAACATTCCAACTGGAGTACAATGAAAAGACAAAAACTTGGCATATTCGAACAATGCAAGACAAATATTGGTCTCTGGATAGCAGTGGTGGTATACAAGCCAATGCCTCTAAAgg GCCATCTAGTGCACATTTTACATTGGAGTGGTTGCCAGAGGGAAATTTTGCCTTTAAAGCAAACAATGGAAAATATGTAGCTGCTAAGAAAAGTGGCCACTTGTATGCCAACAGTGACAAAGTGGAAGATatggaaaagttttatttctatttgattAATCGCCAAACTCTAGTTCTGAAGTGTGAACAAGGCTTTGTGGGATATAAAAGTGCTGCCTCTCCCAAATTAGAATGTAATAAAGCTACATACGAAAGTATATTTATAGAAAGAGGTGAAAAAGGAATATGTTATTTcaaag GAAACAATGGCAAATACTGGCACGCAAACAGCGACAACACCATATCAGTTGACTCTGAACATACCCAAGGATTCTACATCGAATTGAGGGAACCGTCTAAGCTGTGCATCAAGACGGAAGATGGAGACTACTTAGTTGCCGAAAAGAACGGTTTATTTAAAGTGGGTGGCCCTGACCCCAGTTCTGCAACTACATGGGAATATTAG
- the LOC107440147 gene encoding protein singed isoform X3, which yields MSISNGTTGDSNGLKWTVGLLNSRYKYLTAETFGCKVNANGVALKKKQLWSLEPYTGESEDEAVCLKSHLKKYLAVDQFGNVTCDSEELTQYAKFRVVVNEDGRWALINITRGYFLGASDDKLICSAKAPGENELWTVHLAARPQVNLRSIGRRRYARLSTEQDEIQVDANTPWGEDALFTLEFREGRYAIHACNGHYLKADGKLTEQCECLFGLEFHGGYLALRDPQGRYVSPIGSKAVLRTRSSTVTKDELFSLEDSVPQAAFAGFNGKHVSVKQGVDVTANQDEISDHETFQLEYNEKTKTWHIRTMQDKYWSLDSSGGIQANASKGPSSAHFTLEWLPEGNFAFKANNGKYVAAKKSGHLYANSDKVEDMEKFYFYLINRQTLVLKCEQGFVGYKSAASPKLECNKATYESIFIERGEKGICYFKGNNGKYWHANSDNTISVDSEHTQGFYIELREPSKLCIKTEDGDYLVAEKNGLFKVGGPDPSSATTWEY from the exons ATGTCCATATCAAATGGTACCACGGGGGATAGCAATGGTCTGAAATGGACTGTCGGTCTACTGAACAGCCGGTACAAGTACCTCACAGCTGAAACGTTCGGCTGTAAAGTGAACGCAAATGGGgttgctttaaaaaagaaacagctCTGGAGTCTCGAACCCTACACTGGCGAATCAGAAGACGAGGCTGTGTGCCTGAAAAGCCATTTGAAAAAGTACCTAGCTGTAGATCAGTTCGGTAACGTAACGTGTGATTCCGAAGAACTGACGCAATATGCCAAGTTCAGGGTGGTGGTCAATGAGGATGGACGATGGGCACTGATCAACATAACGAGGGGATATTTTCTGGGTGCCAGCGACGATAAACTTATTTGTTCTGCAAAAGCTCCTGGAGAAAATGAACTGTGGACTGTCCATTTAGCGGCTAGACCTCAG gtgAATCTCCGTTCTATCGGACGTCGTCGATATGCCAGACTCTCGACCGAACAGGACGAAATCCAGGTTGATGCCAACACGCCATGGGGTGAAGATGCCCTATTCACCCTGGAATTCCGAGAGGGAAGGTATGCCATACATGCCTGCAACGGACATTATCTAAAAGCTGACGGGAAACTTACCGAGCAGTGTGAATGTCTGTTTGGATTAGAGTTCCACGGTGGTTATTTGGCACTCAGAGATCCTCAGGGTCGTTACGTCAGCCCGATCGGAAGTAAAGCTGTGCTGAGGACCCGATCGTCGACGGTTACCAAAGATGAGTTGTTTTCGCTAGAAGATTCCGTTCCACAAGCTGCCTTTGCTGGTTTCAATGGCAAACATGTGTCGGTAAAACAAG GAGTGGACGTGACAGCCAATCAAGATGAAATCTCAGACCACGAAACATTCCAACTGGAGTACAATGAAAAGACAAAAACTTGGCATATTCGAACAATGCAAGACAAATATTGGTCTCTGGATAGCAGTGGTGGTATACAAGCCAATGCCTCTAAAgg GCCATCTAGTGCACATTTTACATTGGAGTGGTTGCCAGAGGGAAATTTTGCCTTTAAAGCAAACAATGGAAAATATGTAGCTGCTAAGAAAAGTGGCCACTTGTATGCCAACAGTGACAAAGTGGAAGATatggaaaagttttatttctatttgattAATCGCCAAACTCTAGTTCTGAAGTGTGAACAAGGCTTTGTGGGATATAAAAGTGCTGCCTCTCCCAAATTAGAATGTAATAAAGCTACATACGAAAGTATATTTATAGAAAGAGGTGAAAAAGGAATATGTTATTTcaaag GAAACAATGGCAAATACTGGCACGCAAACAGCGACAACACCATATCAGTTGACTCTGAACATACCCAAGGATTCTACATCGAATTGAGGGAACCGTCTAAGCTGTGCATCAAGACGGAAGATGGAGACTACTTAGTTGCCGAAAAGAACGGTTTATTTAAAGTGGGTGGCCCTGACCCCAGTTCTGCAACTACATGGGAATATTAG